A DNA window from Micromonospora sp. NBC_01739 contains the following coding sequences:
- a CDS encoding fatty acid desaturase family protein: MTVIQKKAVNPIAHLSAEDIETLGKELDAIRERVIADRGERDAAYIRKVISTQRKLEVGSRVVLLFSLFPPAWIVGTAGLSLAKILENMEIGHNILHGQWDWMRDPKIHSTTWEWDHVSPAEQWKQSHNELHHRYTNVVGKDNDLGYGIMRVDEDQPWHPAHLGQPFYNFVNACFFEYGIAAYDLDLGTKLKDGSYKNNPEFRANLKATGRKLRRQVLKDYVLFPVLSGPSFFHTMAANFTANLVRNLWSHAVIMCGHFPEGVETFEKNSIEGETRGEWYLRQMLGSANISGSRLMHIMTGNLSYQIEHHLFPDLPSNRYQEIAPEVRALFDRYGLKYVTGSLPRQVFSAWKKIFRLSLPNRRRRDVIEENPTPALVPAGT, translated from the coding sequence GTGACCGTCATCCAGAAGAAAGCCGTCAACCCGATCGCGCACCTCAGCGCCGAGGACATCGAGACCCTCGGCAAGGAACTCGACGCCATCCGGGAACGGGTGATCGCCGACCGGGGTGAGCGGGACGCCGCCTACATCCGCAAGGTCATCTCGACCCAGCGCAAGCTGGAGGTCGGCAGCCGGGTCGTACTGCTGTTCTCCCTGTTCCCGCCGGCGTGGATCGTCGGCACCGCCGGGCTGTCCCTGGCGAAGATCCTGGAGAACATGGAGATCGGGCACAACATCCTGCACGGCCAGTGGGACTGGATGCGCGACCCGAAGATCCACTCGACGACCTGGGAGTGGGACCACGTCAGCCCCGCCGAGCAGTGGAAGCAGTCGCACAACGAGCTGCACCACCGCTACACCAACGTCGTCGGCAAGGACAACGACCTCGGCTACGGCATCATGCGGGTCGACGAGGACCAGCCCTGGCACCCGGCCCACCTGGGTCAGCCGTTCTACAACTTCGTCAACGCCTGCTTCTTCGAGTACGGCATCGCCGCGTACGACCTGGATCTGGGCACGAAGCTCAAGGACGGCAGCTACAAGAACAACCCGGAGTTCCGGGCCAACCTGAAGGCCACCGGCCGCAAGCTGCGTCGCCAGGTGCTCAAGGACTACGTGCTCTTCCCGGTGCTGTCCGGTCCCTCGTTCTTCCACACCATGGCGGCCAACTTCACCGCGAACCTGGTCCGCAACCTGTGGAGCCACGCGGTGATCATGTGCGGGCACTTCCCGGAGGGGGTGGAGACCTTCGAGAAGAACTCGATCGAGGGCGAGACCCGCGGCGAGTGGTACCTGCGGCAGATGCTCGGCTCGGCCAACATCAGCGGCAGCCGGCTGATGCACATCATGACCGGCAACCTGTCGTACCAGATCGAGCACCACCTCTTCCCGGACCTGCCGAGCAACCGCTACCAGGAGATCGCCCCGGAGGTGCGGGCCCTGTTCGACCGGTACGGGCTGAAGTACGTCACCGGCTCGCTGCCCCGCCAGGTCTTCTCCGCCTGGAAGAAGATCTTCCGGCTCTCCCTGCCGAACCGTCGTCGGCGCGACGTCATCGAGGAAAACCCGACCCCGGCCCTCGTTCCGGCCGGCACCTGA
- a CDS encoding ferredoxin reductase — MAATAPPPGTKGSFRRRLMRLAETVTTPVLPADYLDMVAPLRAGADLRGRIVEVRPETPDAATVVIQPGRSWRGHQPGQYIRLGVDVDGVRQWRAYSVTSPPGGRTDPISVTVKAIPDGVVSNFLVRRVRPGTIVQLDQATGDFVLPQSAPSRVLFLTAGSGITPVAGMLRSGALTGSDVVLIHSAPTSADVVFGAELRELAANGAIRLVERHTSVDGLLEVAELDTLVPDHCERETWACGPIGLLDAVEQHWAARGATDRLHTERFRPTIITAGDGGTVTFTRSSVTIEADGATPLLDAGENAGVLMPSGCRMGICYGCVLPMRQGAVRDLRNGQLTTALPGDGVRVQTCVSAAAGACELEI; from the coding sequence ACCGGGCACGAAGGGATCCTTCCGGCGCCGCCTGATGCGGCTCGCCGAGACGGTTACCACCCCGGTACTGCCCGCAGACTACCTGGACATGGTCGCCCCGCTGCGGGCCGGCGCCGACCTGCGCGGACGCATCGTCGAGGTCCGTCCGGAGACCCCGGACGCGGCGACCGTGGTGATCCAGCCCGGCCGTAGCTGGCGCGGCCACCAGCCGGGCCAGTACATCCGCCTCGGGGTCGACGTCGACGGGGTACGCCAGTGGCGGGCCTACTCGGTGACCTCCCCGCCCGGCGGACGGACCGATCCCATCTCGGTGACGGTCAAGGCCATCCCCGACGGGGTGGTCAGCAACTTCCTGGTGCGACGGGTCCGTCCCGGCACCATCGTGCAGCTCGACCAGGCGACCGGTGACTTCGTCCTGCCTCAGTCGGCGCCGTCGCGGGTGTTGTTCCTGACCGCCGGCAGCGGCATCACCCCGGTCGCCGGGATGCTGCGCAGCGGTGCCCTCACCGGCAGCGACGTGGTGCTGATCCACTCCGCGCCGACCTCGGCCGACGTGGTGTTCGGCGCGGAACTGCGGGAGCTGGCCGCCAACGGCGCCATCCGGCTGGTGGAGCGGCACACCTCCGTCGACGGCCTGCTGGAGGTGGCCGAACTCGACACCCTGGTGCCGGACCACTGCGAACGCGAGACCTGGGCCTGCGGCCCGATCGGTCTGCTGGACGCGGTCGAGCAGCACTGGGCCGCGCGGGGCGCCACCGACCGGCTGCACACCGAACGCTTCCGACCGACCATCATCACCGCCGGTGACGGCGGCACGGTCACCTTCACCCGCTCGTCGGTCACCATCGAGGCCGACGGCGCCACGCCTCTGCTCGACGCCGGAGAAAACGCCGGCGTTCTGATGCCCTCAGGCTGCCGGATGGGTATCTGTTACGGCTGTGTGCTGCCGATGCGCCAAGGCGCGGTCCGTGACCTGCGTAACGGGCAGCTCACCACCGCCCTGCCGGGCGACGGCGTACGCGTGCAGACCTGCGTGTCGGCCGCGGCCGGCGCCTGTGAACTCGAAATTTGA